The genomic segment TCGGCCGGCGCGGGGTGCGCCGGCGCAGGGTCGCCACCGTCACCGGGGGCGCGCTCGCCCTCGCGCTCGTCGTCCTCGGCGGCGGTCTGGCGACCGGGCTGGTCGGGGGATCCGGCTCCGGGGCCCAACTGGCCTCCGGCACCCGCGCGGTGACCCCGGGGGCCGGGGGAGGCGTCTCCGGCACGGAGATGGTCGAGACGCTGGCCTCGCTGCTGCCCGGAGGGAAGGTCTCCGAGGGCTCCGGCATCGGTACCGGGGAGATCGAGGACGGCGCGGTGGCATCGGCCTCCGTGGTCTACGAGGACGGCAAGGGGGCCGCCACGGTCACCGCCTCCCTCTACCCGACGCCGGCACACGCGCAGGCCAGGGGCGGCGCGGGCGCCTGCATGAACGAGCCGGGCGCCGTGCGGGACGTACCGGACGGCGCGGCACTGGCCTACGACGGGATCGACGGGGCCGCCCTCGCCGACGGCTCCGGCGGGCAGGCGCCCGTCACCGAGTGCCCGACCACGGCCGCCGCCGCGGGCGGGAACCTCGTCGGCTACCGCTTCCGCACCCTGTCGGCGGCCGGGGTGACCGTCGACGTCCGCGCCTACAGCGGGGTGCTCGACGGGGGCGCCGAGGGCGACCGCTCCACCCCGCCGCTCACCAAGAGCCAACTCGCCGACCTGGGACGGTCCGCGAAGTGGACGGGACTGGTCCAGCGCATGAGGGCGATCGTCGCGCAGCAGGAGAAGAAGGGCGGGGACGGGTCGGACAGTGGAGCACCCACCCCTTCGCCCGCCGCGAGCCGCGCCCCCGAGCTCGACTACTCCCTGCTGATGCCCACGCTCCTGAGGCTCCTCCCGGACGACGTCACCGTGGTCCGGCAGCAGCACGACAGCGACAGCGAGTACGCCGAGCTGGTCGTGGACGACGGCCAGGGCCAGTCCCTCGTCGGGATCAACGTCCAGCGCGACATGCGGGACGTGGCGAGCGACCTGTACGGCAGCGCCGAGACACTGCCCGGCGGGGGGCTGCTCGCGGTCCGGCAGACACCGGGCGAGAAGGGCGGGCAGGGCATCGTCCAGTGGACGGTCGACCTCATGTACCCCGACGGCATGCGGGTCGTGGTCATGGCCTTCAACGCGGACCGGCAGGACGGGACGGCCACCCGGACCGAGCCCGCGCTCTCCATCGACGAGCTCAAGGCCCTGGTCACCTCCCCGGATTGGCGCAAGCTCCAGGTGAAGTAGCCGTACTGCTACGGAAAAAGCGCCCGTGCCCCGCGAACAGCAGGCGCGGGCGCTTCGCTTCATGCCGAGGACGCCGGCCCCTCACTTCGCGTCCGAGTACCGCTCCACCACCGCCGTGGTGAACGGGAACCGCACCGGGGTCACCCCGAAGGCGATCCGCCCGGCCAGCTCACCGGCCTCGCGGATCGCCCGCACCACCCGCTCGGCCTCCTCGGCCGGGCAGTGCACGATCACCTCGTCGTGCTGGAAGAAGACCAGCTCCGCCCGGAGTTCCTCCTCGGCGAGCGTGCGGCGCAGCCCGGCGAGAAGGAGCAGCGCCCAGTCGGCGGCGCTGCCCTGCACGACGAAGTTACGGGTGAAGCGGCCGCGAGCCCGCGCGTCGGAGGAGGCGTACCCGGGGGTGAAGCCGTACCCGCGGCGGCCGTCCCCGGAGCCGTCCTCCTCGTCCGCGCCGCCCTCCTGCGGCAGTCCCGCCTCGCCGTCGTCCCCGGCCCCGGCGGCGGGCGGGCTGGTCCGCCCGAGCCAGGTCCGTACGAGACGGCCCTCCTCGCCCGCCTTCGCCGCGTCGTCGACGTACCCGACGGCGAGCGGGAAGCGGCGGCGCAGCGCGGCGAGGTTCTTCAGGCCGTCGCCGGAGGTCTGGCCGTAGACCGCGCCGAGCAGGGCGACCTTCGCCTGGTCGCGGTCGCCCCGGAAGGCGCGGTCGGAGAGCGCGGCGTAGAGGTCGCCCTCGTGTCCGGCGACCTCCATCAGCCCGGGGTCGCGGGAGATCGCGGCGAGCACCCTCGGCTCCATCTGGTCGGCGTCGGCGACGACGAGCCTCCAGCCCTCGTCCGCGACGACGGCCCGGCGGATCACCTTCGGGATCTGGAGCGCCCCGCCGCCGTTGGTCGTCCACCGCCCACTGACCGAGCCGCCGGGCGTGTACTCGGGGCGGAAGCGGCCCTCGCGCACCCAGTCCTGGAGCCAGCCCCAGCCGTGCGCGGTCCAGATGCGGTAGAGCTTCTTGTACGCGAGCAGGGGCTCCACCGCCGGGTGGTCGATCTCCTCCAGCTGCCAGCGCCGGGTCGAGGTCACCTTGATCCCGGCCCCGGCGAACGCCTTGATCACGTCGGCCGGCAGATCGGGCCGCACCCGCCGCCCGAACGCGGCCGACACCCGGTCCGCCAGCTCGGCGAGTCTGCGGGGCTCACCGCCGCCCGCGTACCGCTCGCCGAGCAGCTCGTTCAACAGCGCCCGGTGCACATCGGCGCGCCAGGGCATCCCGGATCGGTTCATCTCGGCGGCGACCAGCATCCCGGCCGACTCGGTGCCGGTGAGCAGCAGCATCCGGTCCGGGTGCTCGGCCGCCGCGTGGCGGCGCAGCTGGTCGGCGTAGACGTCGAGCAGCCCCTCGAACGGCACCTGGGCCCCGGCCGACGGCTCGAAGAGCGGGGACTGCGCCCCGGGGTCGGCGCTGCGGGGCGGCGGGTCTGCGGGTACGGGGGCGTTACGGAGGCGGGCCAGGGCCGCCGCGGCGGAACGGGGTTCGCCGAGCCGCCCCTCGTGGCCGAGGAGGAGCAGCTCCGCGCACTCGATGTCGTAACAGCGCTCGACGCGGACCCCGGCGGCGAGCAGCCGGGGGTAGACCGCGGCGGTGGACCGCCAGACCCAGCGCACCACCTGGGGGCGCGCCCGGACCGCCTCGGCGAGGTCGGGTTCGTGGCGCACCGGACCGGCCGGGCGCCCGTCCCGCTCCAGCGGAACGAGCAGCGCGCCGCCGCCCTCCGCCTCGGCCAGGGCCCACCGTTCCGTCATGGCCCCGAGTCTGGCACCGGGCACTGACACCGACGGGGAGCGGCCCCGGGGAGCGGCCCCGGGCGGCGCCTCCCGGGAGGCAGTCCGGGGGCCCGGCCGCGAGGATCGGCACGGGGGCGACGACGAGCGGACCGCGGTGCGCGCGGGGAGCAGGAGCAGGGATGAAGGCGATCGTGTTCGAGGAGTTCGGCGGCCCCGAGGTGCTGCGGCTGACGGAGGTGGACGCCCCGCGGGTGGCGCCGGGCCGGGTGCGGGTGCGGGTACGGGCCACCGGGGTCAACCCGCTCGACCACAAGATCCGCAAGGGGTGGATGGAGCAGGTCCACCCCACCCCGCTCCCCGCGACGCCCGGCAGCGAGTTCGCGGGCGTGGTGGAGGAGATCGGCGAGGGCGTCACGGACTTCGCCCCCGGCGACGAGGTGCTCGGCTACAGCGAGACGGGCGCGTACGCCACCGAGGTGCTGGCCGCCCCGGAGAAGATCACCCGCAAACCGGCCGACCTGGACTGGGAGACGGCCGCCGCGCTGCCGGTGGCCACCGAGACCGCCTCCCGGGTGCTCGACGAACTGGCGCTGGACTCCGGGGAGACGCTGCTGCTGCACGGCGCGGCCGGAGCGGTCGGCTCGGCCGCCGTACAGCTCGCGACGGCCCGGGGCGCGACCGTCATCGGTACCGCGTCCGCCGCCAACCACGACTATCTGCGGGTGCTGGGCGCGACGCCGGTGGAGTACGGCCCCGGGCTGGTCGAGCGGGTCCGCGCGGTCGCTCCACAGGGTGTGGACGCGGTCTTCGACGCGGCCGGCCGGGGCGCGCTGCCGGACTCCATCGAGCTGCGCGGCGGTACGACGGACCGGGTGATCACCATCGCCGACGCGGACGCCCCCGCGCTCGGCGTCGCCTTCTCCGCCGGGGGCGGCGGCCCCTCCGCCGGCCGTCTCGCCGCCAACGCCCGCCGGGCCGTCCTCGGCGAGCTGCGCATCCCGGTCGACCACACCTACCCGCTGGCGGAGGCCGCCGAGGCGCACCGGGTCAGCGAGGCCGGGCACGTACGCGGGAAGCTGGTGCTGCTCCCGCCGCAGGAAGCGTGAGCGGAAGGGCGAGGCGCTGGGCGGCGTGAGCGGAAGGGCGAGGCGCCGGGCGGCGTGAGCGGAAGGGCGGCAGAGGCAGCGGAGGAGCGGGCGGAAGGGTGAGGAAGCTCCCGCCCGGGCGCCCGCCTCTACCCTGAACCCATGGAACCGGTGATCGACCAGGCGTGCGCGGCGGCCCTCTACTCGGAGGGCGACGCCGGTCTGGACACCGGTGCGTCGCTGCTCGCCGCCGCACCGGACGCGGACGACGACGCGCACCGCCGCGGCGAGGAGTTCCTCCGCCGCGCCTGGGCCCGGGGCTGGCAGCCCGCCGACGTCGTCCGGTTCGTGCGCCGGGAGCTGGACGAGGAGCGGGCGGCCCTCGCCGCGACCCTGATCGCCGCCGAGACCGCCGCGTACGCGACGCTCCCGCCGCGCTGGTCCGGCCAGCTCGCCGAACTTCCGCCGCCCGTCCCGCGCAACCGCCCCGACCGCTTCTCCTACGCCTCCGCGCTGCTGGAGCTGTACCGGCTGCTGCTGCGGCTCCCCGCCGTGGAGGCGGTCGGGCCGCCGCCCGGCGAGACCCCGGCCGGTGCCGGCCGGCTCCCGCCGCCCACGCACGACGAACCGCGCATGCTCACCCGCATCCGCGCCCTGCTGGCGAAGGCGGAGGCCACCGACTATCCGGAGGAGGCCGAGGCGCTCACCACCAAGGCCCAGGAGCTGATGGCCCGGCACAGCATCGACGAGGCGCTGCTCGCCGCCCGTACCCACAGCGGGGACCAGCCCGGCGCCTGCCGGATCGGGGTCGACGCCCCGTACGAGACGGCCAAGGCGATCCTGCTCGACGCGGTCGCCTCGGCGAACCGCTGCCGGGCCGTGTGGAACAGCGACCTCGGCTTCACCACGGTCGTCGGGTTCGAGCCCGACCTGGAGGCGGTGGAGCTCCTCTTCACCTCGCTCCTGGTGCAGGGCACCTCCGCGATGGCCCGGGCCGAGGCGGGGCAGCGGGCCGGCGGCCGGAAGCGGACCAAGACGTTCCGGCAGTCCTTCCTGATGGCGTACGCCCAGCGCCTCGGCAGCCGGCTCGCCGCCGACACCGCCCGGGTCACCGCCGAGGCGGACGCGGAAGCCGCAGGTGCGGCCGGTGGCGGCACGGACGGCCCAGGGAACGACGCGCTGCTCCCCGTGCTGGCCGCCCGCGACGTGGCGGTCTCCGGCGCGGCGGACCGGATGTTCCCGAAGACCACCACCACCCGGGTGCGCGGCGCCACCGACCTGGACGGCTGGACCCACGGCACCGAGGCCGCCGACCGCGCCAGGGTGGGCGGACGCGGGGGCCGGGGCATCACCTCGTAGGCGGGGGAGGCGGTGCCCGGCCCGGAAGCGGCCGGTCCCTACGTGACCCTCAGGCGATCGGTCAGCCGTGCCAGCAGGGGCAGCGCCGCCACCAGCACCTCGCGCTCCCCGGGGTCGAGCGCGTCGCCGATCGCGGCACCCAGCACGTCCGCACGCCTGCCGCGCTCCTCCGTGAGCCTGCTGCCGCCGGCCGGCGTGAGGTGGAGCAGGAGTTTGCGCCCGTCGAGGGGGTGCGCCTCGGCCCGTACGAGCCCTCGGTCCAGCAGCTCCTTGACGGCCTTGGTCGCCGACTGGTGCGTGACCCCCCGCCGCTTCGCGATGTCGGCGGCGGTCATCGTGCCGTCGCGGTCCAGGTAGCCGAGGACGGCGGCCTCGCCGGCGGGCATCGTGTCGGCGGTGCGCACCGTGCGGACCAGCTGTCCGATGGTCAGGCGCAGTTCCTCGGCCAGTCGAGCGTCGTCCATGGCGGCAGTCTACCGCCAAATCAGCCAGCCAGGTTGTACAGTTTGCGTTGTACAGTTTGGTTGGAGATCATCGAGGCGTGGAGACGCGCCGAGACACCGCCCCGGCCGGAAGGACACCACCATGAAGCTCACCAAGCACGCCCACGCCTGCGTCGCACTGGAGAAGGACGGCACACGTGTCGTCATCGACCCCGGCACCCTCACCCCGGACGCGGCGGAAGCGGTCGGCCGGGCCGACGCCGTCCTGATCACCCACGACCACTTCGACCACTTCGACGAGAAGCTCGTCTCCGCCGCCCTGGAGACCCGGACCGGCCTGCGGGTCTACGGCACGGCCGCCGTCGCGGCGGCCCTCGGCGGCCACGGCGGCCGCGTCCGCGCCGTGGCCGCGGGCGACTCCTTCACCGTCGGCTCCTTCGCCTTCACCGTCCACGGCCGGACGCACGCGCCGATCCACGCCGACCTGCCGTGCCCGGACAACGTCGGCTACCTCGTCGACGGCGGCGCCGTCTACCACCCGGGGGACGCCTACTCCCGGCCCGGCGTCCCGGTGCGCACCCTCCTGCTGCCGACCAGCGGCCCGTGGACCAAGCTCGGTGAGGCCGCCGACCACGTGCGGGCCGTCCGGCCCGAGCGCGTCATCCAGATCCACGAACTCATGCTCAGCGAACTCGGGCAGGCATCCACCGCCCGCTTCCTCGGCGAGCAGGGCCTGACCGGCGTCGCGGTCGAGCGACTGGAGCCCGGCACCACCGTCCAGGTGTGACCGGGCGGGGCGGCCGCGGAGCTTCCGCCGGGCCGGCCCCCGCGGGGCACTCCCGCCGGGCCGGCCCCCGCGGGGCACTCCCGCGGGGTCGGCACCCCCGCCCGGTCCGCCTCCGCGGGCGGCCGGAAGCCGTCCCGGACGGGTGAACCAAAGGTCGGGCTTGCCCCGTATCGCGGCTACGCTCGCCCCATGAGTTGGCTCCGGGCGCTGAAGGAGACCGCCCGCTCGGGGTTCACGGTCGAGCGGACCCGGCTGGAACCGCTCATCGCGCTGCGCGGCGCCATCGGGCTGGCGCTGGTGGTCGAGACCGCGCTCGCGCTCTCCGGGCCGGTCCTCGCGGCCAGCTCCGCGTTCGGCGCGTTCCAGGCGGCCATCGCCACCTTCCAGCGCAGCTGGCGCCCCCGCCCGGTGCTCGCCCTGATCTCCGGCGTCAGCCTGAGCATCTCGACGTTCGTCGGCTACCTCGCCGGCCCCTACCACGTGGTGTTCCTCGGCGTCCTGGTCCTCTGGACCTTCGTCGCCGGGCTCGCCTGGGCGGCGGGTCCCACCGGCGGCATCATCGCCTCCTCCAACGTGGCGATCATGCTTGTCACCATCACCCTGCCCACCTCCGTCCTGGACGCCGCCGCGCACGCCGGAGTGATCATCATCGGCGGCCTGGTGCAGGCCTCCCTGATCGTGCTCTTCCCGGTACGCCGGTGGGGGGCCCAGCGCGACGCGCTCGCCGACGCGCTGGCCGCCGAGGCCGACTACGCCCGCCGGCTGCGCTACGACCCGATCGCGCCCTTCGACCCGCAGGCGCTGATGACCGCCCGCGACGCGGCGGCCGTCTCCGCCCGCGAGGCCCGCCACCGCCCGGCCGAGCTGCACGGCGCCCGGAGCGTCGCCGAACGCATCCGCCCGGTGCTGGCCTCACTGGCCGACCCCGCCATGGGAGTGCCCGAGGACGGCCCGCAGCGCGACCGCGCCCGTGAGCTGCTCAAGGCGGCCGGCTCGGTGCTCGACGCGGCGGCCCGTGCGATCCGGCACGGCGATCCGGTCCGGCTGGGCGGACCGGCGCTGGCGGCGCTGGAGGCGCCCGAGACCGGCGGGCTCACCAGCGGCCCGCCCCGGCGGGCGGCCGACCGGCTGATCGCCCTCCTCCACGACGTCGTGGAGATCGCCGAGGGCGCCGGAACCCGGCACGGCTCGGAAGCCGACCCCGAGTCCCCGCACCGCCGCCGCCCGGGCCTGATCAAGCTCGTCCCGGTCGTGATCGGCCGGATGCGGGGCGAGTTCCACCGCGGCTCGGCGATCCTGCGGCACGCGATCCGGGTCACCGCGGTCGCCACCGTCGGCTACTTCATCGGGGAAGCGCTGCCCCTCGGGCACGGCTACTGGGCGCCGATGGCCGCGGTCATGGTGATGCGGCCGGACTTCTCGCAGACCTACGCCCGCTCGGTGGCCCGCTTCGGCGGCACCATCGTCGGCGTCACGTTCGCCACCGTCGTCGTGCAGGTCGCCGACCCCGGCCCGGAACTCTCCGCCGCGCTCGCCGTCTGCTGCGCCTGGCTGATGTACCTGCTGATGCGCACCGGGTACGCGGTCGGCCAGGTCTGCATCTCGGCGTACGTCGTCTTCCTGCTCGGCATGGCCGGGACCGACTGGTCGCAGACGGTCCCCGAACGCATCGTGCTGACCCTGGTCGGCGGGCTGCTGGCCATGATCTCGTACGCCGTCTACCCGGCCTGGGAGACCCCGCGGCTGCGCAACCGGCTCGCCGAGTGGCTGATCTCGGTCGGCCGGTACGCCGCCACGGTCATCGACCAGTACGCCGAGCCGGCGGCCCGCAGCAACGACGACGTACGGACCGCGCTCATCGCCTCCCGCGAGGCCCGCGTGGAGTGGACGGAGACCCTGAAGAAGGCCCAGTACGAACCGGTGCGGCACCGGGGCATCTCCCGGGCGGCCGCCACCGACGCCCAGCACGCGCTGTCTCAGCTCGGCCGGGCCGCCATGCTGCTGGAGGCCCACCTGCCGGACCGCGCGGCGACCCCCGTGCGCGGCGCGGCGGAACTCGCCGACGCCCTGCGCGGCTCGACCGAGAAGGGGGCCAAGGCGGTACGCGAACGGCGGGTCCCGGAATGGGGGCCGGTCGCCGAATCGGTGGCGTACTGGGACTTTCTCGAAGCGCCCTACGACGAGGAACCCGAACCGGGAGAACCCGTACCCGACCCCGTCGTACGCCGGGGAGCCGCGTTGCTTCTCGACGCGCTGGTGGAATTGTCGTTCGCGCTGGACGACCGGGGAGCCGTGCCCAGCAGCCGGA from the Streptomyces sp. NBC_01335 genome contains:
- a CDS encoding bifunctional 3'-5' exonuclease/DNA polymerase, with protein sequence MTERWALAEAEGGGALLVPLERDGRPAGPVRHEPDLAEAVRARPQVVRWVWRSTAAVYPRLLAAGVRVERCYDIECAELLLLGHEGRLGEPRSAAAALARLRNAPVPADPPPRSADPGAQSPLFEPSAGAQVPFEGLLDVYADQLRRHAAAEHPDRMLLLTGTESAGMLVAAEMNRSGMPWRADVHRALLNELLGERYAGGGEPRRLAELADRVSAAFGRRVRPDLPADVIKAFAGAGIKVTSTRRWQLEEIDHPAVEPLLAYKKLYRIWTAHGWGWLQDWVREGRFRPEYTPGGSVSGRWTTNGGGALQIPKVIRRAVVADEGWRLVVADADQMEPRVLAAISRDPGLMEVAGHEGDLYAALSDRAFRGDRDQAKVALLGAVYGQTSGDGLKNLAALRRRFPLAVGYVDDAAKAGEEGRLVRTWLGRTSPPAAGAGDDGEAGLPQEGGADEEDGSGDGRRGYGFTPGYASSDARARGRFTRNFVVQGSAADWALLLLAGLRRTLAEEELRAELVFFQHDEVIVHCPAEEAERVVRAIREAGELAGRIAFGVTPVRFPFTTAVVERYSDAK
- a CDS encoding NADP-dependent oxidoreductase, whose amino-acid sequence is MKAIVFEEFGGPEVLRLTEVDAPRVAPGRVRVRVRATGVNPLDHKIRKGWMEQVHPTPLPATPGSEFAGVVEEIGEGVTDFAPGDEVLGYSETGAYATEVLAAPEKITRKPADLDWETAAALPVATETASRVLDELALDSGETLLLHGAAGAVGSAAVQLATARGATVIGTASAANHDYLRVLGATPVEYGPGLVERVRAVAPQGVDAVFDAAGRGALPDSIELRGGTTDRVITIADADAPALGVAFSAGGGGPSAGRLAANARRAVLGELRIPVDHTYPLAEAAEAHRVSEAGHVRGKLVLLPPQEA
- a CDS encoding DUF2786 domain-containing protein; amino-acid sequence: MEPVIDQACAAALYSEGDAGLDTGASLLAAAPDADDDAHRRGEEFLRRAWARGWQPADVVRFVRRELDEERAALAATLIAAETAAYATLPPRWSGQLAELPPPVPRNRPDRFSYASALLELYRLLLRLPAVEAVGPPPGETPAGAGRLPPPTHDEPRMLTRIRALLAKAEATDYPEEAEALTTKAQELMARHSIDEALLAARTHSGDQPGACRIGVDAPYETAKAILLDAVASANRCRAVWNSDLGFTTVVGFEPDLEAVELLFTSLLVQGTSAMARAEAGQRAGGRKRTKTFRQSFLMAYAQRLGSRLAADTARVTAEADAEAAGAAGGGTDGPGNDALLPVLAARDVAVSGAADRMFPKTTTTRVRGATDLDGWTHGTEAADRARVGGRGGRGITS
- a CDS encoding MarR family winged helix-turn-helix transcriptional regulator codes for the protein MDDARLAEELRLTIGQLVRTVRTADTMPAGEAAVLGYLDRDGTMTAADIAKRRGVTHQSATKAVKELLDRGLVRAEAHPLDGRKLLLHLTPAGGSRLTEERGRRADVLGAAIGDALDPGEREVLVAALPLLARLTDRLRVT
- a CDS encoding MBL fold metallo-hydrolase — encoded protein: MKLTKHAHACVALEKDGTRVVIDPGTLTPDAAEAVGRADAVLITHDHFDHFDEKLVSAALETRTGLRVYGTAAVAAALGGHGGRVRAVAAGDSFTVGSFAFTVHGRTHAPIHADLPCPDNVGYLVDGGAVYHPGDAYSRPGVPVRTLLLPTSGPWTKLGEAADHVRAVRPERVIQIHELMLSELGQASTARFLGEQGLTGVAVERLEPGTTVQV
- a CDS encoding FUSC family protein; the protein is MGVPEDGPQRDRARELLKAAGSVLDAAARAIRHGDPVRLGGPALAALEAPETGGLTSGPPRRAADRLIALLHDVVEIAEGAGTRHGSEADPESPHRRRPGLIKLVPVVIGRMRGEFHRGSAILRHAIRVTAVATVGYFIGEALPLGHGYWAPMAAVMVMRPDFSQTYARSVARFGGTIVGVTFATVVVQVADPGPELSAALAVCCAWLMYLLMRTGYAVGQVCISAYVVFLLGMAGTDWSQTVPERIVLTLVGGLLAMISYAVYPAWETPRLRNRLAEWLISVGRYAATVIDQYAEPAARSNDDVRTALIASREARVEWTETLKKAQYEPVRHRGISRAAATDAQHALSQLGRAAMLLEAHLPDRAATPVRGAAELADALRGSTEKGAKAVRERRVPEWGPVAESVAYWDFLEAPYDEEPEPGEPVPDPVVRRGAALLLDALVELSFALDDRGAVPSSRRARPSDEGGESGEAEEAGMAEEAGEAGEEDRAEPGSR